From Mus musculus strain C57BL/6J chromosome 8, GRCm38.p6 C57BL/6J, a single genomic window includes:
- the Plekhg4 gene encoding puratrophin-1 isoform X1 encodes MRCKEKRVPGTAHKRAAPSGRTCDSVLQPLESAASTAALRPFEPPEGGALGIWAASLYPSSRLRFRNTRKEEEPAHEIQAMDPRPSRPAAGATQGVGLQGDFLAKEPQSLPEQRAEDGPRGYQRSIIGAPPTQSEEPAFSELENLLCSGSSHLNLTQGDNDYRGEGLIGDPGPGRTLPAGCSPLSETSPKLLEADPSGSSFPKPADCLLARDLAWELLASGMAALPGTRDVEGRAVLLLCAHSPAWLHPKSNSHELLSLLFYLRGIPRPEVQALGLTVLVDARVCSPSSSLTWGLSRLQEASPGSVQQVLLIGKMPEDVPVGLQWKQLRSHQSLLTHIPNVELPTSLGGSLSYCHQGWLDFRMRLEALQQSCQVACALLQGVIDSMKALRPPMESGEVAQLLQQTQSLMQQVLDSPQLSWLQSQGSQELAWLKQGTPRVTLSPDYRSAVDKADALYGQVDELLHQLALKSNQRIRALELLQALEAQEGVLRQIEVWLQEVGWPGVEEPGEPSLDTLLQAQGPFQELDLVAQEQVTQGEKLLQPLVGLEAAELGSPGKRFLALRSQLTEFSRALAQRRQRLADAEKLFQFFKQASTWTEEGRRLLTELEQERPEVVLQRLQLHWTRHPDLPPAHFRKMWALATGLGSEGIRQECRCAWAQCQDTWLALDQKREAALKPMPATNNTATLYVRRAPAVPTVPPLRKAYSFDRNLGRHLQDVSSRGHCAAIVTDCHRPEARGGVRPRSSPPVPLSGSSDFRSPNRLQLVLAEMVATEREYVRALDYTIQNYFPELDRPDVPQGLRGQRAHLFGNLEKLRDFHYNFFLRELEACTRHPPRVAHAFLRHRVQFGMYALYSKNKPRSDALMTNYGHTFFKEKQQALGDHLDLASYLLKPIQHMSKYALLLQELARACGGPAQELGALQAAQSLVHFQLRHGNDLLAMDAIQGCDVNLKEQGQLVRQDEFTVRAGRHKACRRVFLFEELLLFSKPRRGPAGVDIFTYKRSFKMADLGLTECCGESQLRFEIWFRRRKARDLFVLQASDVATKQAWTADISRLLWRQAVHNKEVRMAEMASMGVGSKAFWDIAPSEEAINDRNINYVLKRRDVRSRASIAVAPFDCDNPYLGALGSLPGDRASGSVLGSLNLHLYRDPALMGGHWSLYPPNFSEEASLDLGSQPSLTPEDSEVSSQCPSASGSSDSDSSCVSGQTMGRGLEDLSCVSAIFCLMPISPSQNYPGL; translated from the exons TTTCAGGAACACCCGGAAGGAGGAGGAACCTGCTCACGAGATACAGGCTATGGACCCAAGACCTTCAAGACCAGCAGCAGGGGCAACCCAAGGCGTAGGGCTACAGGGGGATTTCTTGGCCAAGGAGCCTCAATCGCTTCCGGAACAAAGGGCTGAGGATGGGCCACGGGGCTACCAGAGGAGCATAATAGGAGCCCCCCCAACCCAGTCAGAGGAGCCAGCCTTCTCTGAATTGGAAAACCTCTTGTGTTCTGGGTCCTCTCACCTTAACCTGACACAGGGTGACAATGACTATCGAGGGGAAGGCTTGATAGGGGACCCAGGTCCAGGCAGAACGCTGCCAGCTGGCTGTAGCCCTTTATCAGAGACATCACCAAAGCTACTGGAGGCAG ACCCTAGTGGATCCAGCTTCCCTAAGCCTGCTGACTGTCTCCTAGCTCGAGACCTCGCCTGGGAGCTACTGGCCAGTGGCATGGCTGCCCTACCAG GGACACGGGATGTCGAAGGCCGAGCGGTGTTGCTTCTGTGTGCCCACAGCCCAGCTTGGCTCCATCCCAAGTCTAATAGCCATGAGCTGCTGAGCCTTTTGTTTTACCTGCGAGGCATCCCCAG GCCTGAAGTGCAGGCACTGGGCCTGACCGTACTAGTCGATGCCCGAGTCTGCTCGCCGAGCTCTTCCCTCACCTGGGGCCTCAGCCGGCTACAG GAAGCATCCCCGGGGTCTGTACAACAAGTGCTGCTCATTGGAAAGATGCCAGAGGACGTGCCTGTCGGGCTTCAG TGGAAGCAGCTACGTTCTCACCAGAGCCTGCTGACCCACATTCCTAACGTGGAGTTGCCTACTTCGCTAGGAGGGAGCCTGTCTTACTGCCACCAAGGCTGGCTGGATTTCCGGATG CGTCTGGAAGCCCTGCAGCAGAGTTGCCAGGTGGCTTGTGCCCTGCTTCAGGGTGTCATTGACAGTATGAAGGCACTGCGGCCACCCATGGAGTCTGGA GAAGTCGCTCAGCTGCTACAGCAGACACAGTCCCTCATGCAGCAGGTATTAGATTCGCCACAGTTGTCATGGTTACAAAGCCAGGGAAGCCAGGAGCTGGCATGGTTGAAGCAAGGGACGCCCCGGGTGACCCTGAGCCCCGATTACAG GTCTGCAGTAGACAAGGCTGATGCGCTCTACGGTCAGGTGGATGAACTTTTGCATCAGCTAGCCCTGAAGAGCAACCAGCGAATCCGGGCCCTCGAGCTCCTGCAAGCGCTGGAAGCCCAGGAGGGTGTGCTGCGCCAG ATTGAAGTATGGTTACAGGAGGTGGGTTGGCCAGGAGTGGAGGAACCAGGGGAGCCCTCGCTCGACACGCTGCTCCAGGCTCAAGGCCCTTTTCAAGAGCTGGACCTGGTTGCCCAG gaACAGGTCACGCAAGGGGAGAAGTTACTGCAGCCCCTGGTTGGCTTGGAGGCTGCTGAACTGGGGTCCCCTGGAAAGCGTTTTCTGGCCCTGAGATCCCAGCTGACGGAATTTTCCAGAGCTTTGGCCCAGCGGCGCCAGCGGTTGGCAGATGCTGAGAAGCTCTTTCAGTTCTTCAAGCAG GCCTCGACGTGGACCGAGGAGGGGCGGCGGCTACTGACAGAGCTGGAGCAGGAGCGCCCAGAGGTGGTGCTGCAGCGGCTGCAGCTGCACTGGACCAGACACCCTGACTTGCCCCCTGCCCACTTCCGGAAAATGTGGGCTCTGGCCACAGGCCTGGGCTCTGAAGGCATCCGCCAGGAATGTCGCTGTGCCTGGGCACAGTGCCAGGACACCTGGTTGGCTCTGGACCAAAAGCGTGAGGCTGCACTGAAGCCGATGCCAGCAACGAACAACACCGCTACTTTGTATGTCAGGCGGGCTCCTGCTGTACCCACTGTCCCTCCACTGCGGAAGGCCTACAGCTTCGACCGGAATCTGGGGAGGCATCTCCAAGATGTTTCCAGTCGTGGCCACTGTGCAGCCATTGTTACTGACTGCCACAGACCTGAGGCCAGAGGAGGTGTCCGGCCCAGGTCGTCTCCTCCTGTGCCTCTTTCAGGCAGCTCTGACTTCAGGAGCCCCAACAG GCTACAGCTAGTATTGGCGGAGATGGTGGCCACAGAGCGTGAGTATGTCCGGGCCCTTGACTATACCATACAGAACTACTTCCCTGAGTTAGATCGACCCGATGTGCCCCAGGGCCTCCGTGGCCAGCGTGCGCACCTCTTTGGCAACCTTGAAAAGCTTCGGGACTTCCACTACAATTTCTTCCTGCGTGAGCTAGAGGCTTGCACCCGGCACCCACCTCGAGTGGCTCATGCCTTCCTGCGCCAT AGGGTGCAGTTTGGAATGTATGCCCTCTACAGCAAGAACAAACCTCGTTCTGATGCTCTGATGACAAACTATGGTCACACCTTCTTTAAG GAGAAGCAGCAAGCACTGGGGGACCACCTGGACTTGGCTTCCTACCTACTGAAGCCCATCCAGCACATGAGCAAGTATGCCTTACTGCTGCAGGAGCTGGCAAGGGCCTGTGGGGGCCCAGCGCAAGAGCTGGGTGCCCTCCAGGCAGCCCAGAGCCTTGTGCACTTCCAGCTGAGACACGGCAATGACCTGCTAGCCATGGATGCCATCCAGGGCTGTGAC GTAAACCTCAAGGAACAGGGCCAGTTGGTACGGCAGGATGAGTTCACAGTGCGGGCTGGGCGCCACAAAGCCTGTCGTCGCGTTTTCCTGTTTGAGGAGCTGCTGCTCTTCAGCAAGCCCCGCCGTGGGCCTGCAGGGGTTGACATATTCACCTACAAGCGATCCTTCAAA ATGGCAGACCTCGGCCTCACTGAGTGCTGTGGGGAAAGCCAACTGCGCTTTGAAATCTGGTTCCGACGACGCAAGGCCAGGGACCTGTTTGTGCTGCAGGCCTCCGATGTGGCCACCAAACAAGCCTGGACAGCCGATATCTCCCGTCTCCTGTGGAGACAGGCTGTCCATAACAAGG AGGTGCGCATGGCTGAGATGGcatccatgggtgtggggagcaaAGCCTTCTGGGACATTGCCCCCAGTGAGGAAGCTATCAATGACCGCAACATCAACTATGTGCTGAAGAGACGAG ATGTTCGCTCTAGGGCCTCCATTGCTGTGGCCCCATTTGACTGTGACAACCCTTATCTGGGTGCCTTGGGCTCCCTTCCTGGAGACCGTGCCTCTGGCTCTGTTCTGGGCTCTCTTAATCTACACCTGTACAGAGATCCAGCTCTTATGGGTGGTCACTGGTCCTTGTATCCACCCAACTTCTCAGAGGAAGCATCACTAGATTTGGGCAGCCAGCCTTCTTTGA CTCCCGAGGACTCAGAGGTCTCATCCCAGTGCCCATCAGCCAGTGGCTCTAGTGATTCTGACAGCAGCTGTGTGTCAGGGCAGACCATGGGCAGAGGCCTTGAGGATTTGTCCTGTGTGAGTGCCATCTTTTGCCTTATGCCCATCAGTCCTTCCCAAAACTACCCTGGGCTATAG
- the Plekhg4 gene encoding puratrophin-1 isoform X3, with protein MRCKEKRVPGTAHKSFRNTRKEEEPAHEIQAMDPRPSRPAAGATQGVGLQGDFLAKEPQSLPEQRAEDGPRGYQRSIIGAPPTQSEEPAFSELENLLCSGSSHLNLTQGDNDYRGEGLIGDPGPGRTLPAGCSPLSETSPKLLEADPSGSSFPKPADCLLARDLAWELLASGMAALPGTRDVEGRAVLLLCAHSPAWLHPKSNSHELLSLLFYLRGIPRPEVQALGLTVLVDARVCSPSSSLTWGLSRLQEASPGSVQQVLLIGKMPEDVPVGLQWKQLRSHQSLLTHIPNVELPTSLGGSLSYCHQGWLDFRMRLEALQQSCQVACALLQGVIDSMKALRPPMESGEVAQLLQQTQSLMQQVLDSPQLSWLQSQGSQELAWLKQGTPRVTLSPDYRSAVDKADALYGQVDELLHQLALKSNQRIRALELLQALEAQEGVLRQIEVWLQEVGWPGVEEPGEPSLDTLLQAQGPFQELDLVAQEQVTQGEKLLQPLVGLEAAELGSPGKRFLALRSQLTEFSRALAQRRQRLADAEKLFQFFKQASTWTEEGRRLLTELEQERPEVVLQRLQLHWTRHPDLPPAHFRKMWALATGLGSEGIRQECRCAWAQCQDTWLALDQKREAALKPMPATNNTATLYVRRAPAVPTVPPLRKAYSFDRNLGRHLQDVSSRGHCAAIVTDCHRPEARGGVRPRSSPPVPLSGSSDFRSPNRLQLVLAEMVATEREYVRALDYTIQNYFPELDRPDVPQGLRGQRAHLFGNLEKLRDFHYNFFLRELEACTRHPPRVAHAFLRHRVQFGMYALYSKNKPRSDALMTNYGHTFFKEKQQALGDHLDLASYLLKPIQHMSKYALLLQELARACGGPAQELGALQAAQSLVHFQLRHGNDLLAMDAIQGCDVNLKEQGQLVRQDEFTVRAGRHKACRRVFLFEELLLFSKPRRGPAGVDIFTYKRSFKMADLGLTECCGESQLRFEIWFRRRKARDLFVLQASDVATKQAWTADISRLLWRQAVHNKEVRMAEMASMGVGSKAFWDIAPSEEAINDRNINYVLKRRDVRSRASIAVAPFDCDNPYLGALGSLPGDRASGSVLGSLNLHLYRDPALMGGHWSLYPPNFSEEASLDLGSQPSLTPEDSEVSSQCPSASGSSDSDSSCVSGQTMGRGLEDLSCVSAIFCLMPISPSQNYPGL; from the exons TTTCAGGAACACCCGGAAGGAGGAGGAACCTGCTCACGAGATACAGGCTATGGACCCAAGACCTTCAAGACCAGCAGCAGGGGCAACCCAAGGCGTAGGGCTACAGGGGGATTTCTTGGCCAAGGAGCCTCAATCGCTTCCGGAACAAAGGGCTGAGGATGGGCCACGGGGCTACCAGAGGAGCATAATAGGAGCCCCCCCAACCCAGTCAGAGGAGCCAGCCTTCTCTGAATTGGAAAACCTCTTGTGTTCTGGGTCCTCTCACCTTAACCTGACACAGGGTGACAATGACTATCGAGGGGAAGGCTTGATAGGGGACCCAGGTCCAGGCAGAACGCTGCCAGCTGGCTGTAGCCCTTTATCAGAGACATCACCAAAGCTACTGGAGGCAG ACCCTAGTGGATCCAGCTTCCCTAAGCCTGCTGACTGTCTCCTAGCTCGAGACCTCGCCTGGGAGCTACTGGCCAGTGGCATGGCTGCCCTACCAG GGACACGGGATGTCGAAGGCCGAGCGGTGTTGCTTCTGTGTGCCCACAGCCCAGCTTGGCTCCATCCCAAGTCTAATAGCCATGAGCTGCTGAGCCTTTTGTTTTACCTGCGAGGCATCCCCAG GCCTGAAGTGCAGGCACTGGGCCTGACCGTACTAGTCGATGCCCGAGTCTGCTCGCCGAGCTCTTCCCTCACCTGGGGCCTCAGCCGGCTACAG GAAGCATCCCCGGGGTCTGTACAACAAGTGCTGCTCATTGGAAAGATGCCAGAGGACGTGCCTGTCGGGCTTCAG TGGAAGCAGCTACGTTCTCACCAGAGCCTGCTGACCCACATTCCTAACGTGGAGTTGCCTACTTCGCTAGGAGGGAGCCTGTCTTACTGCCACCAAGGCTGGCTGGATTTCCGGATG CGTCTGGAAGCCCTGCAGCAGAGTTGCCAGGTGGCTTGTGCCCTGCTTCAGGGTGTCATTGACAGTATGAAGGCACTGCGGCCACCCATGGAGTCTGGA GAAGTCGCTCAGCTGCTACAGCAGACACAGTCCCTCATGCAGCAGGTATTAGATTCGCCACAGTTGTCATGGTTACAAAGCCAGGGAAGCCAGGAGCTGGCATGGTTGAAGCAAGGGACGCCCCGGGTGACCCTGAGCCCCGATTACAG GTCTGCAGTAGACAAGGCTGATGCGCTCTACGGTCAGGTGGATGAACTTTTGCATCAGCTAGCCCTGAAGAGCAACCAGCGAATCCGGGCCCTCGAGCTCCTGCAAGCGCTGGAAGCCCAGGAGGGTGTGCTGCGCCAG ATTGAAGTATGGTTACAGGAGGTGGGTTGGCCAGGAGTGGAGGAACCAGGGGAGCCCTCGCTCGACACGCTGCTCCAGGCTCAAGGCCCTTTTCAAGAGCTGGACCTGGTTGCCCAG gaACAGGTCACGCAAGGGGAGAAGTTACTGCAGCCCCTGGTTGGCTTGGAGGCTGCTGAACTGGGGTCCCCTGGAAAGCGTTTTCTGGCCCTGAGATCCCAGCTGACGGAATTTTCCAGAGCTTTGGCCCAGCGGCGCCAGCGGTTGGCAGATGCTGAGAAGCTCTTTCAGTTCTTCAAGCAG GCCTCGACGTGGACCGAGGAGGGGCGGCGGCTACTGACAGAGCTGGAGCAGGAGCGCCCAGAGGTGGTGCTGCAGCGGCTGCAGCTGCACTGGACCAGACACCCTGACTTGCCCCCTGCCCACTTCCGGAAAATGTGGGCTCTGGCCACAGGCCTGGGCTCTGAAGGCATCCGCCAGGAATGTCGCTGTGCCTGGGCACAGTGCCAGGACACCTGGTTGGCTCTGGACCAAAAGCGTGAGGCTGCACTGAAGCCGATGCCAGCAACGAACAACACCGCTACTTTGTATGTCAGGCGGGCTCCTGCTGTACCCACTGTCCCTCCACTGCGGAAGGCCTACAGCTTCGACCGGAATCTGGGGAGGCATCTCCAAGATGTTTCCAGTCGTGGCCACTGTGCAGCCATTGTTACTGACTGCCACAGACCTGAGGCCAGAGGAGGTGTCCGGCCCAGGTCGTCTCCTCCTGTGCCTCTTTCAGGCAGCTCTGACTTCAGGAGCCCCAACAG GCTACAGCTAGTATTGGCGGAGATGGTGGCCACAGAGCGTGAGTATGTCCGGGCCCTTGACTATACCATACAGAACTACTTCCCTGAGTTAGATCGACCCGATGTGCCCCAGGGCCTCCGTGGCCAGCGTGCGCACCTCTTTGGCAACCTTGAAAAGCTTCGGGACTTCCACTACAATTTCTTCCTGCGTGAGCTAGAGGCTTGCACCCGGCACCCACCTCGAGTGGCTCATGCCTTCCTGCGCCAT AGGGTGCAGTTTGGAATGTATGCCCTCTACAGCAAGAACAAACCTCGTTCTGATGCTCTGATGACAAACTATGGTCACACCTTCTTTAAG GAGAAGCAGCAAGCACTGGGGGACCACCTGGACTTGGCTTCCTACCTACTGAAGCCCATCCAGCACATGAGCAAGTATGCCTTACTGCTGCAGGAGCTGGCAAGGGCCTGTGGGGGCCCAGCGCAAGAGCTGGGTGCCCTCCAGGCAGCCCAGAGCCTTGTGCACTTCCAGCTGAGACACGGCAATGACCTGCTAGCCATGGATGCCATCCAGGGCTGTGAC GTAAACCTCAAGGAACAGGGCCAGTTGGTACGGCAGGATGAGTTCACAGTGCGGGCTGGGCGCCACAAAGCCTGTCGTCGCGTTTTCCTGTTTGAGGAGCTGCTGCTCTTCAGCAAGCCCCGCCGTGGGCCTGCAGGGGTTGACATATTCACCTACAAGCGATCCTTCAAA ATGGCAGACCTCGGCCTCACTGAGTGCTGTGGGGAAAGCCAACTGCGCTTTGAAATCTGGTTCCGACGACGCAAGGCCAGGGACCTGTTTGTGCTGCAGGCCTCCGATGTGGCCACCAAACAAGCCTGGACAGCCGATATCTCCCGTCTCCTGTGGAGACAGGCTGTCCATAACAAGG AGGTGCGCATGGCTGAGATGGcatccatgggtgtggggagcaaAGCCTTCTGGGACATTGCCCCCAGTGAGGAAGCTATCAATGACCGCAACATCAACTATGTGCTGAAGAGACGAG ATGTTCGCTCTAGGGCCTCCATTGCTGTGGCCCCATTTGACTGTGACAACCCTTATCTGGGTGCCTTGGGCTCCCTTCCTGGAGACCGTGCCTCTGGCTCTGTTCTGGGCTCTCTTAATCTACACCTGTACAGAGATCCAGCTCTTATGGGTGGTCACTGGTCCTTGTATCCACCCAACTTCTCAGAGGAAGCATCACTAGATTTGGGCAGCCAGCCTTCTTTGA CTCCCGAGGACTCAGAGGTCTCATCCCAGTGCCCATCAGCCAGTGGCTCTAGTGATTCTGACAGCAGCTGTGTGTCAGGGCAGACCATGGGCAGAGGCCTTGAGGATTTGTCCTGTGTGAGTGCCATCTTTTGCCTTATGCCCATCAGTCCTTCCCAAAACTACCCTGGGCTATAG
- the Plekhg4 gene encoding puratrophin-1 isoform X4, whose product MDPRPSRPAAGATQGVGLQGDFLAKEPQSLPEQRAEDGPRGYQRSIIGAPPTQSEEPAFSELENLLCSGSSHLNLTQGDNDYRGEGLIGDPGPGRTLPAGCSPLSETSPKLLEADPSGSSFPKPADCLLARDLAWELLASGMAALPGTRDVEGRAVLLLCAHSPAWLHPKSNSHELLSLLFYLRGIPRPEVQALGLTVLVDARVCSPSSSLTWGLSRLQEASPGSVQQVLLIGKMPEDVPVGLQWKQLRSHQSLLTHIPNVELPTSLGGSLSYCHQGWLDFRMRLEALQQSCQVACALLQGVIDSMKALRPPMESGEVAQLLQQTQSLMQQVLDSPQLSWLQSQGSQELAWLKQGTPRVTLSPDYRSAVDKADALYGQVDELLHQLALKSNQRIRALELLQALEAQEGVLRQIEVWLQEVGWPGVEEPGEPSLDTLLQAQGPFQELDLVAQEQVTQGEKLLQPLVGLEAAELGSPGKRFLALRSQLTEFSRALAQRRQRLADAEKLFQFFKQASTWTEEGRRLLTELEQERPEVVLQRLQLHWTRHPDLPPAHFRKMWALATGLGSEGIRQECRCAWAQCQDTWLALDQKREAALKPMPATNNTATLYVRRAPAVPTVPPLRKAYSFDRNLGRHLQDVSSRGHCAAIVTDCHRPEARGGVRPRSSPPVPLSGSSDFRSPNRLQLVLAEMVATEREYVRALDYTIQNYFPELDRPDVPQGLRGQRAHLFGNLEKLRDFHYNFFLRELEACTRHPPRVAHAFLRHRVQFGMYALYSKNKPRSDALMTNYGHTFFKEKQQALGDHLDLASYLLKPIQHMSKYALLLQELARACGGPAQELGALQAAQSLVHFQLRHGNDLLAMDAIQGCDVNLKEQGQLVRQDEFTVRAGRHKACRRVFLFEELLLFSKPRRGPAGVDIFTYKRSFKMADLGLTECCGESQLRFEIWFRRRKARDLFVLQASDVATKQAWTADISRLLWRQAVHNKEVRMAEMASMGVGSKAFWDIAPSEEAINDRNINYVLKRRDVRSRASIAVAPFDCDNPYLGALGSLPGDRASGSVLGSLNLHLYRDPALMGGHWSLYPPNFSEEASLDLGSQPSLTPEDSEVSSQCPSASGSSDSDSSCVSGQTMGRGLEDLSCVSAIFCLMPISPSQNYPGL is encoded by the exons ATGGACCCAAGACCTTCAAGACCAGCAGCAGGGGCAACCCAAGGCGTAGGGCTACAGGGGGATTTCTTGGCCAAGGAGCCTCAATCGCTTCCGGAACAAAGGGCTGAGGATGGGCCACGGGGCTACCAGAGGAGCATAATAGGAGCCCCCCCAACCCAGTCAGAGGAGCCAGCCTTCTCTGAATTGGAAAACCTCTTGTGTTCTGGGTCCTCTCACCTTAACCTGACACAGGGTGACAATGACTATCGAGGGGAAGGCTTGATAGGGGACCCAGGTCCAGGCAGAACGCTGCCAGCTGGCTGTAGCCCTTTATCAGAGACATCACCAAAGCTACTGGAGGCAG ACCCTAGTGGATCCAGCTTCCCTAAGCCTGCTGACTGTCTCCTAGCTCGAGACCTCGCCTGGGAGCTACTGGCCAGTGGCATGGCTGCCCTACCAG GGACACGGGATGTCGAAGGCCGAGCGGTGTTGCTTCTGTGTGCCCACAGCCCAGCTTGGCTCCATCCCAAGTCTAATAGCCATGAGCTGCTGAGCCTTTTGTTTTACCTGCGAGGCATCCCCAG GCCTGAAGTGCAGGCACTGGGCCTGACCGTACTAGTCGATGCCCGAGTCTGCTCGCCGAGCTCTTCCCTCACCTGGGGCCTCAGCCGGCTACAG GAAGCATCCCCGGGGTCTGTACAACAAGTGCTGCTCATTGGAAAGATGCCAGAGGACGTGCCTGTCGGGCTTCAG TGGAAGCAGCTACGTTCTCACCAGAGCCTGCTGACCCACATTCCTAACGTGGAGTTGCCTACTTCGCTAGGAGGGAGCCTGTCTTACTGCCACCAAGGCTGGCTGGATTTCCGGATG CGTCTGGAAGCCCTGCAGCAGAGTTGCCAGGTGGCTTGTGCCCTGCTTCAGGGTGTCATTGACAGTATGAAGGCACTGCGGCCACCCATGGAGTCTGGA GAAGTCGCTCAGCTGCTACAGCAGACACAGTCCCTCATGCAGCAGGTATTAGATTCGCCACAGTTGTCATGGTTACAAAGCCAGGGAAGCCAGGAGCTGGCATGGTTGAAGCAAGGGACGCCCCGGGTGACCCTGAGCCCCGATTACAG GTCTGCAGTAGACAAGGCTGATGCGCTCTACGGTCAGGTGGATGAACTTTTGCATCAGCTAGCCCTGAAGAGCAACCAGCGAATCCGGGCCCTCGAGCTCCTGCAAGCGCTGGAAGCCCAGGAGGGTGTGCTGCGCCAG ATTGAAGTATGGTTACAGGAGGTGGGTTGGCCAGGAGTGGAGGAACCAGGGGAGCCCTCGCTCGACACGCTGCTCCAGGCTCAAGGCCCTTTTCAAGAGCTGGACCTGGTTGCCCAG gaACAGGTCACGCAAGGGGAGAAGTTACTGCAGCCCCTGGTTGGCTTGGAGGCTGCTGAACTGGGGTCCCCTGGAAAGCGTTTTCTGGCCCTGAGATCCCAGCTGACGGAATTTTCCAGAGCTTTGGCCCAGCGGCGCCAGCGGTTGGCAGATGCTGAGAAGCTCTTTCAGTTCTTCAAGCAG GCCTCGACGTGGACCGAGGAGGGGCGGCGGCTACTGACAGAGCTGGAGCAGGAGCGCCCAGAGGTGGTGCTGCAGCGGCTGCAGCTGCACTGGACCAGACACCCTGACTTGCCCCCTGCCCACTTCCGGAAAATGTGGGCTCTGGCCACAGGCCTGGGCTCTGAAGGCATCCGCCAGGAATGTCGCTGTGCCTGGGCACAGTGCCAGGACACCTGGTTGGCTCTGGACCAAAAGCGTGAGGCTGCACTGAAGCCGATGCCAGCAACGAACAACACCGCTACTTTGTATGTCAGGCGGGCTCCTGCTGTACCCACTGTCCCTCCACTGCGGAAGGCCTACAGCTTCGACCGGAATCTGGGGAGGCATCTCCAAGATGTTTCCAGTCGTGGCCACTGTGCAGCCATTGTTACTGACTGCCACAGACCTGAGGCCAGAGGAGGTGTCCGGCCCAGGTCGTCTCCTCCTGTGCCTCTTTCAGGCAGCTCTGACTTCAGGAGCCCCAACAG GCTACAGCTAGTATTGGCGGAGATGGTGGCCACAGAGCGTGAGTATGTCCGGGCCCTTGACTATACCATACAGAACTACTTCCCTGAGTTAGATCGACCCGATGTGCCCCAGGGCCTCCGTGGCCAGCGTGCGCACCTCTTTGGCAACCTTGAAAAGCTTCGGGACTTCCACTACAATTTCTTCCTGCGTGAGCTAGAGGCTTGCACCCGGCACCCACCTCGAGTGGCTCATGCCTTCCTGCGCCAT AGGGTGCAGTTTGGAATGTATGCCCTCTACAGCAAGAACAAACCTCGTTCTGATGCTCTGATGACAAACTATGGTCACACCTTCTTTAAG GAGAAGCAGCAAGCACTGGGGGACCACCTGGACTTGGCTTCCTACCTACTGAAGCCCATCCAGCACATGAGCAAGTATGCCTTACTGCTGCAGGAGCTGGCAAGGGCCTGTGGGGGCCCAGCGCAAGAGCTGGGTGCCCTCCAGGCAGCCCAGAGCCTTGTGCACTTCCAGCTGAGACACGGCAATGACCTGCTAGCCATGGATGCCATCCAGGGCTGTGAC GTAAACCTCAAGGAACAGGGCCAGTTGGTACGGCAGGATGAGTTCACAGTGCGGGCTGGGCGCCACAAAGCCTGTCGTCGCGTTTTCCTGTTTGAGGAGCTGCTGCTCTTCAGCAAGCCCCGCCGTGGGCCTGCAGGGGTTGACATATTCACCTACAAGCGATCCTTCAAA ATGGCAGACCTCGGCCTCACTGAGTGCTGTGGGGAAAGCCAACTGCGCTTTGAAATCTGGTTCCGACGACGCAAGGCCAGGGACCTGTTTGTGCTGCAGGCCTCCGATGTGGCCACCAAACAAGCCTGGACAGCCGATATCTCCCGTCTCCTGTGGAGACAGGCTGTCCATAACAAGG AGGTGCGCATGGCTGAGATGGcatccatgggtgtggggagcaaAGCCTTCTGGGACATTGCCCCCAGTGAGGAAGCTATCAATGACCGCAACATCAACTATGTGCTGAAGAGACGAG ATGTTCGCTCTAGGGCCTCCATTGCTGTGGCCCCATTTGACTGTGACAACCCTTATCTGGGTGCCTTGGGCTCCCTTCCTGGAGACCGTGCCTCTGGCTCTGTTCTGGGCTCTCTTAATCTACACCTGTACAGAGATCCAGCTCTTATGGGTGGTCACTGGTCCTTGTATCCACCCAACTTCTCAGAGGAAGCATCACTAGATTTGGGCAGCCAGCCTTCTTTGA CTCCCGAGGACTCAGAGGTCTCATCCCAGTGCCCATCAGCCAGTGGCTCTAGTGATTCTGACAGCAGCTGTGTGTCAGGGCAGACCATGGGCAGAGGCCTTGAGGATTTGTCCTGTGTGAGTGCCATCTTTTGCCTTATGCCCATCAGTCCTTCCCAAAACTACCCTGGGCTATAG